A DNA window from Polyodon spathula isolate WHYD16114869_AA chromosome 36, ASM1765450v1, whole genome shotgun sequence contains the following coding sequences:
- the LOC121303939 gene encoding uncharacterized protein LOC121303939 — protein MEKNNCSWLIFYLLFQCQIFHACLLKNNTPDVSFIEVENNSSSTKVHQRQKRWVGLLIRISLETTDTALTVVNSLKGGCVYRPNICLYRDNIAKFEIQEQNLSRILNEKYESLLTNVEKFATSVFQNIEISRHIEDIVITGAHINFGMSILNSTIKLEEFKTNESVVMDFPDVSQNFIEKFYMERERSFKNLNIVQKASSLLHLVNRLTFKSVNRIISKISFALSSKSMLKEESFKSFYHKYTQEYLSQWKGKSGVFSGPVKLSETLRAKVRGFVKTASIYIRDSAKNFYKSKTFWGTTAVSLAGAVISQGLQAQRYIQIENEMKILMENHKTLILSLKTVEQNLTDSIQDIDEQWQISLDFFRNLTSYINDTKSSFEDIPAEHQSKLKHMPSLQTMIENNFENISSSNILMKQRIFLNYLTEMKESIKKLKAVILLELHLSLGTERELHHNREVNDIVAIINGKLDNEETMHQKVDKKRVICEIAKRHERNYYDYYNLNDFRPNCPNYLDMDVIEADRLKLKRIMTTLNSILMVCEMSHFNKCPSLSNISQILNLSEEETKRLIKSFMPHMLNVIKL, from the exons TGGGATTGCTGATCCGGATTTCCCTGGAAACAACAGATACTGCATTGACAGTGGTCAACTCTTTGAAAG GTGGCTGTGTATACCGTCCCAACATATGCCTCTACAGAGACAACATTGCGAAGTTCGAAATCCAAGAACAAAATCTTTCCAGGATCCTCAATGAAAAATACGAAAGTCTGTTGACAAATGTCGAAAAGTTTGCAACATCCGTTTTTCAAAACATTGAAATTAGCCGCCACATTGAGGACATTGTCATAACTGGAGCACATATCAATTTTGGAATGTCGATATTAAACAGCACAATCAAATTAGAagagtttaaaacaaatgaatcagTAGTGATGGATTTTCCTGATGTTTCCCAAAATTTTATTGAAAAGTTTTACATGGAAAGGGAACGCTCTTTTAAGAACCTGAATATTGTGCAAAAAGCATCTTCTTTGTTGCACCTTGTTAACCGTCTTACATTTAAATCAGTGAATAGAATCATCTCTAAGATATCATTCGCATTGTCTAGTAAGAGTATGTTGAAAGAGGAGTCATTCAAAAGCTTTtatcacaaatacacacaggagtACCTGTCTCAATGGAAAGGTAAGTCTGGTGTTTTCAGTGGGCCAGTCAAACTGTCAGAAACTCTCAGGGCAAAAGTCAGAGGCTTTGTAAAAACAGCCAGCATTTATATAAGGGATTCCGCAAAGaatttttacaaaagcaaaacattttggggGACCACAGCAGTAAGTTTGGCAGGTGCAGTAATATCACAGGGCCTACAAGCACAAAGGTATATTCAGATTGAAAATGAGATGAAAATCTTGATGGAAAATCACAAAACTTTAATTTTAAGTCTTAAAACTGTTGAACAAAACCTCACCGATTCAATTCAAGATATAGATGAACAATGGCAAATCTCACTTGATTTCTTTAGGAACTTGACCTCGTACATAAATGATACCAAATCATCTTTTGAAGACATACCTGCAGAGCATCAATCCAAGTTAAAACATATGCCCAGTTTGCAAACAATGATAGAAAACAACTTTGAAAATATTAGTTCTagcaatattttaatgaaacagagaatatttttaaattatctgACTGAAATGAAGGAATCAATTAAAAAGCTCAAAGCTGTTATCTTGCTAGAGCTACACCTTTCACTAGGGACCGAACGGGAACTACATCATAACAGGGAGGTTAATGATATTGTTGCTATTATAAATGGAAAACTTGACAATGAGGAAACTATGCATCAAAAAGTTGATAAGAAAAGAGTAATCTGTGAGATAGCTAAAAGGCATGAGCGCAATTATTACGATTATTACAACTTAAATGATTTTAGACCAAACTGCCCAAACTATTTAGATATGGATGTGATAGAGGCAGACCGCTTAAAACTCAAGAGAATAATGACAACGTTAAACTCCATACTGATGGTTTGTGAAATGTCTCACTTTAACAAATGCCCATCTCTTTCAAACATTTCACAAATTCTAAATTTAAGcgaagaagaaacaaaaagatTAATCAAAAGTTTTATGCCACACatgttaaatgttattaaattgtGA